One Cellulomonas sp. Y8 DNA segment encodes these proteins:
- the glgP gene encoding alpha-glucan family phosphorylase yields the protein MRAIRRFTVRTSLPAELADLDELAHNLRWSWHAPTRDLFARIDPALWDEVHGDPVALLGALRPERLAELAADPDVVAAVRAATADLHEYLEAPRWYQRRQASDPSLPAAIGYFSPEFGITAVLPQYSGGLGILAGDHLKSASDLGVPVIGVGLLYGAGYFKQSLTRDGWQQETYPLLDPDGMPLTLVREHDGTPAVVSIALPGDRTLHAHVWTATVGRVPLLLLDSDVPENDEAARKVTDRLYGGGGEHRLQQELLLGVGGVRALRVWSRLTGAPEPEVYHTNEGHAGFLGVERIRELVTGAGLGFDEALEAVRAATVFTTHTPVPAGIDRFEAGLVQQYFGGANAAAGVPVERVLALGAEDYPGGDPTMFNMAVMGLRLGGRANGVSLLHGEVSRGMFNGLWPGFDDVEVPITSVTNGVHAPTWVDRRLSDLAAERLSGEEIAAGVGWLRADAITDEELWGMRRTLRAQLVADARRRVRHSWAQRGASPAELGWVDDVLSPDVLTIGFARRVPTYKRLTLMLRDPERLRALLTHPERPVQLVIAGKSHPADDQGKRLIQQLVRFADDAGVRHRIVFLPNYDIAMAQTLYPGCDVWLNNPLRPLEACGTSGMKAALNGGLNLSILDGWWDEWFDGENGWAIPTADGVEDPDRRDDLEAAALYELIEHQVAPRFYDRDERGLPGRWLEMVRHTLATLGPKVQATRMVADYVERLYAPAAVAGRALAGDSAYAGARELAAWKGRVRSGWQHVRVDHVESGGVREVPQVGDTLHVKAYVALGDLKPEDVEVQVVHGKVSEADELHGFTVDPLALADTYEGGRYGFAGDLVLDASGPFGYSVRVVPRHDGLASVAEVGLVANAG from the coding sequence GTGAGAGCCATCCGCCGTTTCACCGTCCGCACCTCGCTGCCCGCCGAGCTCGCCGACCTGGACGAGCTCGCCCACAACCTGCGCTGGTCCTGGCACGCGCCGACCCGCGACCTGTTCGCCCGCATCGACCCCGCGCTGTGGGACGAGGTGCACGGGGACCCGGTCGCGCTGCTCGGCGCCCTGCGCCCGGAGCGGCTGGCCGAGCTGGCCGCCGACCCCGACGTCGTGGCCGCGGTGCGTGCCGCGACGGCGGACCTGCACGAGTACCTGGAGGCGCCGCGCTGGTACCAGCGCCGGCAGGCCTCCGACCCGTCGCTGCCCGCCGCGATCGGCTACTTCTCCCCGGAGTTCGGCATCACCGCCGTGCTGCCGCAGTACTCCGGCGGCCTCGGCATCCTGGCCGGCGACCACCTGAAGAGCGCGTCCGACCTGGGCGTGCCGGTGATCGGCGTCGGGCTGCTGTACGGCGCCGGCTACTTCAAGCAGTCGCTCACCCGGGACGGCTGGCAGCAGGAGACCTACCCCCTGCTCGACCCCGACGGCATGCCGCTCACCCTCGTCCGCGAGCACGACGGCACCCCCGCGGTCGTGTCCATCGCGCTGCCGGGCGACCGCACGCTGCACGCGCACGTCTGGACGGCGACCGTCGGCCGGGTGCCGCTGCTGCTGCTCGACTCCGACGTGCCCGAGAACGACGAGGCCGCCCGCAAGGTCACCGACCGGCTGTACGGCGGCGGCGGCGAGCACCGGCTGCAGCAGGAGCTGCTGCTCGGCGTGGGCGGCGTGCGCGCGCTGCGCGTGTGGTCCCGGCTGACCGGCGCACCGGAGCCGGAGGTCTACCACACCAACGAGGGCCACGCCGGGTTCCTCGGCGTGGAGCGGATCCGCGAGCTGGTGACCGGCGCGGGTCTCGGGTTCGACGAGGCGCTCGAGGCCGTCCGCGCGGCCACGGTGTTCACCACGCACACCCCCGTGCCCGCCGGCATCGACCGGTTCGAGGCCGGGCTGGTGCAGCAGTACTTCGGCGGGGCGAACGCCGCGGCGGGCGTCCCGGTGGAGCGCGTGCTCGCGCTCGGCGCCGAGGACTACCCGGGCGGCGACCCGACGATGTTCAACATGGCCGTCATGGGCCTGCGGCTCGGCGGGCGCGCCAACGGCGTCTCGCTGCTGCACGGCGAGGTCTCGCGCGGCATGTTCAACGGCCTGTGGCCGGGCTTCGACGACGTCGAGGTGCCGATCACCTCGGTGACCAACGGCGTGCACGCCCCGACCTGGGTCGACCGGCGGCTGTCCGACCTCGCGGCCGAGCGGCTGTCCGGCGAGGAGATCGCCGCGGGCGTCGGCTGGCTGCGCGCCGACGCGATCACCGACGAGGAGCTCTGGGGGATGCGCCGGACGCTGCGCGCGCAGCTCGTCGCGGACGCCCGCCGCCGGGTGCGGCACTCGTGGGCGCAGCGCGGCGCCAGCCCGGCCGAGCTCGGCTGGGTCGACGACGTGCTGTCGCCGGACGTGCTGACCATCGGGTTCGCGCGCCGGGTGCCGACCTACAAGCGGCTCACCCTCATGCTGCGCGACCCCGAGCGGCTCCGCGCCCTGCTCACGCACCCCGAGCGGCCCGTGCAGCTGGTCATCGCCGGCAAGTCGCACCCCGCCGACGACCAGGGCAAGCGGCTCATCCAGCAGCTCGTCCGGTTCGCCGACGACGCCGGGGTGCGGCACCGCATCGTGTTCCTGCCGAACTACGACATCGCGATGGCCCAGACCCTCTACCCGGGCTGCGACGTCTGGCTGAACAACCCGCTGCGCCCGCTCGAGGCCTGCGGCACCTCCGGCATGAAGGCGGCGCTCAACGGCGGGCTCAACCTGTCCATCCTCGACGGGTGGTGGGACGAGTGGTTCGACGGCGAGAACGGCTGGGCCATCCCGACCGCCGACGGCGTCGAGGACCCCGACCGGCGCGACGACCTCGAGGCCGCCGCGCTGTACGAGCTGATCGAGCACCAGGTGGCGCCGCGGTTCTACGACCGCGACGAGCGCGGGCTGCCCGGCCGCTGGCTCGAGATGGTGCGGCACACGCTGGCCACGCTCGGCCCGAAGGTCCAGGCCACCCGGATGGTCGCCGACTACGTCGAGCGGCTGTACGCGCCGGCGGCGGTCGCCGGCCGGGCGCTCGCGGGCGACTCGGCGTACGCCGGGGCGCGGGAGCTCGCCGCCTGGAAGGGTCGCGTGCGGTCCGGCTGGCAGCACGTGCGGGTCGACCACGTCGAGTCCGGCGGCGTCCGGGAGGTGCCGCAGGTCGGCGACACCCTGCACGTGAAGGCCTACGTCGCCCTCGGCGACCTCAAGCCCGAGGACGTCGAGGTGCAGGTCGTGCACGGGAAGGTCTCCGAGGCCGACGAGCTGCACGGCTTCACCGTCGACCCGCTGGCGCTCGCGGACACCTACGAGGGCGGCCGCTACGGGTTCGCCGGGGACCTGGTCCTCGACGCGTCCGGCCCGT